In Kushneria marisflavi, the following are encoded in one genomic region:
- a CDS encoding RidA family protein — MIESVKTELFAARAPLEWAVIGNGILFTTQIPIDRDGNVVEGGIEAQARQTLENLKHTLSCADEAAELTQVLIYVTDRDHLATVNRVYADYVDPPYPNRAAMIVCGFARPEMLIEIIAYAATTSKNTKK, encoded by the coding sequence ATGATCGAAAGTGTTAAAACCGAACTGTTTGCCGCCCGCGCCCCGCTGGAGTGGGCGGTGATTGGTAACGGCATCCTTTTCACGACTCAGATACCCATCGACCGGGACGGCAATGTTGTTGAAGGAGGTATCGAGGCGCAAGCTCGGCAGACGCTGGAAAATCTAAAACATACTTTATCCTGTGCCGACGAAGCAGCAGAGTTGACGCAGGTATTGATCTACGTGACTGATCGAGATCATTTGGCAACCGTCAATCGTGTCTATGCCGATTACGTTGACCCTCCCTATCCGAATCGGGCAGCAATGATTGTTTGTGGTTTTGCTCGCCCCGAGATGCTCATTGAAATCATCGCTTACGCTGCTACCACTTCAAAAAATACTAAAAAGTGA
- a CDS encoding LysR family transcriptional regulator, which yields MKNIPTDLLRTFTTIKDLNGFTSAGDALGRSQPAISLQIKKLEILLNTQIFVRGSHLELTADGEELYKLAAQILQLNDSLIEKFHSDTVYGKIKLGIPNDYELAFLPEIIKGLTNRYPNILIEVDCDISKNIYQKFQKHQFDICLAMQPLEEFSGFSPENYLIEELKWGYTQNLSLQGKELPLVTYPNGCLYRKITEKALTDANIPFRIVYTSPSLLGIVSAVEKGLGITAMARSVIPRQLTSNTFLSEDLPNMDKVGVGFYYRESELTSAGKLTLDYLRAGLRSLRVDDLPIELSKYCS from the coding sequence ATGAAAAACATACCCACAGACTTGCTTCGTACTTTTACAACGATTAAGGACTTGAACGGTTTTACATCAGCGGGGGACGCATTAGGACGATCCCAACCGGCCATTAGCTTACAAATCAAAAAACTTGAAATACTGCTTAATACGCAGATATTTGTAAGAGGTTCTCATCTAGAGCTAACAGCGGATGGTGAGGAGCTATACAAACTTGCAGCCCAGATTCTTCAACTGAATGATTCATTAATTGAAAAATTTCATAGCGATACTGTCTATGGAAAGATTAAACTAGGGATTCCCAACGATTATGAGCTTGCTTTTTTACCCGAAATAATCAAAGGACTTACAAATAGATATCCTAATATTCTAATCGAAGTTGACTGTGATATAAGCAAAAACATATATCAAAAGTTCCAAAAGCATCAATTTGATATTTGCTTGGCAATGCAGCCCCTAGAAGAGTTTTCAGGTTTTTCACCTGAAAACTATTTAATCGAAGAGCTAAAGTGGGGATATACGCAAAATCTATCATTACAAGGAAAAGAACTGCCGCTGGTAACCTATCCTAACGGATGTTTATATCGAAAAATCACTGAAAAAGCACTGACTGATGCTAATATCCCTTTTCGAATCGTTTACACCAGTCCTAGCCTGCTGGGCATAGTTTCAGCAGTTGAGAAAGGACTGGGTATAACTGCAATGGCCCGGTCTGTTATTCCTAGGCAACTCACAAGCAATACCTTTTTATCAGAAGACCTTCCAAATATGGATAAGGTAGGAGTTGGTTTTTATTATAGAGAATCAGAGCTCACATCTGCAGGTAAACTTACACTGGATTATCTGAGAGCAGGTTTGCGAAGCTTAAGAGTAGATGACTTACCGATAGAGCTCTCCAAATATTGTTCATAA
- a CDS encoding membrane dipeptidase, protein MTDNMLIIDGLQYSNWSRQIFEQMHEGGVSAVHATLAYHETTRDTLTRFGEWNRRFEDNADLITPVKAPADILRAKQEGRIGILLGAQNCSPIEDDIDMVAVMRDLGLMIMQLTYNNQSLLACGCYESEDSGITRFGRQVIQEMNRVGMVIDMSHSAERSTLEAIEISQRPVIISHANPASFYSAKRNKSDRVLKAIAECDGLLGFSTYPFHLNHGSDCTLDEYCDMIARTADLMGIEHIGIGTDLCQEQPVSVLEWMRNGRWSKAMDYGEGNQNNAGWPAPLTWLRDNRDFPNLIQGLRQRGFDDESVTRIMGRNWLGLLERAATPSA, encoded by the coding sequence ATGACCGATAACATGCTGATCATCGACGGGCTTCAGTACTCGAACTGGTCGCGTCAAATTTTCGAGCAGATGCATGAAGGTGGTGTCAGTGCGGTTCACGCCACACTGGCTTATCACGAAACTACTCGCGACACGTTGACTCGATTTGGCGAATGGAATCGCCGATTTGAGGATAACGCCGATCTGATTACGCCGGTGAAAGCACCGGCAGACATTCTCAGAGCAAAACAGGAAGGCAGAATTGGCATTCTGCTGGGTGCCCAGAACTGTTCACCCATCGAGGATGATATCGATATGGTGGCAGTGATGCGTGATCTGGGCCTGATGATCATGCAGCTCACCTACAACAATCAGAGCCTTTTGGCCTGCGGCTGCTATGAAAGCGAAGACAGTGGCATCACACGCTTTGGTCGTCAGGTGATCCAGGAAATGAATCGCGTCGGTATGGTCATCGACATGTCGCACAGTGCCGAGCGCTCGACGCTGGAGGCCATCGAGATTTCACAGCGACCGGTGATCATTTCACATGCTAACCCGGCAAGCTTTTATTCAGCCAAACGCAACAAGTCCGATCGAGTGCTCAAGGCGATCGCCGAGTGCGATGGACTGCTGGGCTTTTCGACCTATCCCTTTCATCTCAACCATGGTTCGGACTGCACGCTGGATGAGTACTGCGACATGATTGCACGGACCGCCGATCTGATGGGCATTGAGCATATTGGTATCGGTACCGATCTTTGTCAGGAGCAGCCGGTTTCAGTACTGGAGTGGATGCGCAACGGGCGCTGGTCGAAGGCCATGGATTACGGAGAAGGCAATCAGAACAACGCGGGATGGCCAGCGCCCCTAACGTGGCTGCGCGACAACCGTGACTTCCCCAATCTGATCCAGGGGCTGCGTCAGCGCGGCTTCGATGATGAATCGGTGACACGTATCATGGGCCGCAACTGGCTCGGGCTGCTTGAGCGTGCGGCAACGCCGAGCGCATAA
- a CDS encoding BCCT family transporter: protein MSNNNEINSRKNAGGLYRLGDPVVLGLTVGFIVVFVALSLVDLDGMSDAIAAGFGWTARTLGAFFQLLLLLTFFVSIGVAVAPAGRARIGNRRTPEMSTFKWLSIIMCTLLAGGGVFFAAGEPVHHYLMTPPNFSATPNGSAAAIPEALAQSFMHWGFLAWTILGALTSLVLAHAHYVKGLPLQPRTLLYPVLGEIVMKRWLGGVIDSLCVIAVVAGTVGPIGFLATQVSFGLHELIGVSPGFSTQLIILIALGAIYVTSAMTGIDRGIQWLSSFNVFLALTVAGVIFIFGPTLFLTNSWFQSFGQYLSSFFEMATVTTITAPESWLKWWTVFFFAWFIGYGPLMAIFVARISNGRTIRQTILSIAVMAPIATTIWFTLLGGSGIFYQMHGVIDLTEALKNFQFDVATLSIARALPGGDLMALAVLLLTTIFVATTGDSMSYAIAVVSTGHDDPHALVRAFWGIAMAVMAGILLYMGSGQIAVLQQFIVLTAIPISLVLLPSLWTGPQAACAMAREQGIIPSLSEAEHD, encoded by the coding sequence ATGTCCAACAACAATGAAATTAATAGCCGAAAGAATGCCGGAGGCCTTTACCGATTGGGTGACCCGGTAGTGCTGGGACTGACGGTTGGTTTTATCGTCGTATTTGTGGCCCTGTCGCTTGTCGATCTTGATGGCATGTCTGACGCGATTGCGGCCGGGTTTGGCTGGACCGCGCGCACCCTGGGCGCCTTTTTTCAGCTGCTGCTGCTGCTGACATTTTTTGTCAGCATCGGTGTCGCTGTGGCGCCGGCCGGGCGTGCGCGTATCGGCAATCGCCGCACGCCGGAAATGAGTACCTTCAAATGGCTTTCCATCATCATGTGTACGCTATTGGCCGGCGGTGGCGTGTTCTTCGCTGCAGGAGAGCCAGTGCATCATTATCTCATGACGCCGCCCAATTTTTCTGCCACGCCGAACGGCAGTGCTGCGGCCATTCCCGAGGCACTGGCACAGTCCTTTATGCACTGGGGCTTTCTGGCCTGGACCATACTGGGGGCGCTGACGTCGCTGGTGCTGGCGCACGCCCACTACGTCAAGGGCCTACCGCTGCAGCCCCGAACGCTACTTTATCCGGTCCTTGGTGAGATCGTAATGAAGCGCTGGCTGGGCGGAGTGATCGACTCGCTGTGCGTCATTGCGGTAGTTGCCGGTACAGTTGGGCCGATTGGATTTTTGGCCACTCAGGTCAGCTTTGGGCTGCATGAGCTAATCGGTGTCTCGCCGGGGTTTAGTACCCAGTTAATCATTCTGATCGCGCTGGGCGCCATTTATGTCACTTCCGCAATGACCGGCATTGATCGGGGCATTCAGTGGCTCAGTAGTTTCAATGTCTTTCTGGCACTGACGGTCGCAGGTGTCATTTTCATTTTTGGACCAACACTTTTTTTGACCAATAGCTGGTTTCAGAGCTTCGGACAGTATCTAAGTTCGTTTTTTGAAATGGCGACCGTGACGACGATAACCGCGCCTGAGTCGTGGTTGAAGTGGTGGACGGTCTTCTTCTTTGCCTGGTTCATCGGCTATGGACCATTGATGGCCATTTTCGTGGCCCGTATCTCCAACGGTCGCACCATTCGTCAGACCATTCTGAGTATTGCGGTCATGGCGCCGATAGCCACTACGATCTGGTTCACGCTACTGGGTGGCTCAGGCATTTTCTATCAAATGCATGGCGTCATTGATCTGACCGAGGCGCTGAAGAACTTTCAGTTCGACGTGGCCACCCTGTCAATTGCCCGTGCGCTGCCCGGCGGTGACCTGATGGCGCTGGCGGTACTGTTGCTGACGACCATCTTCGTGGCGACTACAGGCGATTCGATGAGCTACGCCATCGCCGTGGTCAGTACTGGCCATGACGATCCACATGCGCTGGTGCGAGCCTTCTGGGGCATCGCCATGGCGGTGATGGCAGGCATTCTTCTCTATATGGGCAGCGGACAGATCGCAGTGCTGCAGCAGTTCATTGTGCTTACCGCCATCCCTATTTCACTGGTGCTTTTGCCATCGCTCTGGACAGGGCCTCAGGCGGCCTGTGCCATGGCGCGCGAGCAAGGCATCATTCCATCGCTATCGGAGGCCGAGCATGATTGA
- a CDS encoding TDT family transporter yields the protein MPALSQQLKNAPTPMAGLALGIASLGWSWESFALLGGLAQLTGAIIAAFLLLILGSRFLFSPKSLLADLAHPVVGSVVPTFAMALMVISKSVGEWLMPAAGVMLWLMAVALHLGFLVAFIVHRIKAFELHHMVPAWFVPPVGIIVADVAFPGVSALQPLAVGLLYLGMMLYAVLLPVMIYRLVFASEIPDPAKPTIAIMAAPASLSLAGYLTVTSDPSRLLIALLGGIAVLMTLVIYLAFIKLLRLPYSPGYAAFTFPMVIGATAMAKTADWMTRHGFSTHDIAIIHGLAILEIVVATIIVGYVSLRYLRAYMDIQRESNGLHAA from the coding sequence ATGCCTGCCCTGTCTCAACAATTGAAGAATGCCCCGACGCCCATGGCCGGTCTGGCACTGGGGATCGCAAGCCTTGGCTGGAGCTGGGAAAGCTTTGCGCTTCTTGGAGGATTGGCCCAGCTGACCGGTGCCATCATTGCGGCTTTTTTGCTTCTGATTCTTGGTAGCCGGTTTTTATTCAGCCCAAAATCGCTGCTGGCGGATCTGGCACACCCTGTCGTCGGCAGTGTTGTGCCCACCTTTGCCATGGCACTGATGGTGATATCGAAAAGCGTGGGCGAATGGTTAATGCCAGCCGCTGGCGTCATGCTCTGGCTGATGGCCGTAGCGCTTCACCTTGGCTTTCTTGTGGCCTTCATTGTGCATCGCATCAAGGCGTTTGAACTGCACCATATGGTGCCTGCCTGGTTCGTGCCGCCGGTCGGCATTATCGTGGCCGATGTGGCGTTTCCCGGCGTTTCGGCATTACAGCCCCTGGCAGTGGGGCTGCTGTATCTGGGTATGATGCTGTATGCGGTTTTACTGCCGGTGATGATTTATCGGCTGGTTTTTGCCAGTGAAATTCCCGATCCAGCCAAACCGACCATCGCCATCATGGCGGCCCCTGCCAGCCTGTCGCTTGCAGGTTATCTCACTGTGACGTCAGATCCTTCACGCTTATTGATCGCCCTATTGGGCGGCATTGCAGTCCTGATGACACTGGTCATCTATCTGGCTTTCATCAAGTTACTGCGCCTTCCCTATAGCCCAGGCTACGCCGCTTTCACCTTTCCCATGGTCATTGGCGCCACTGCCATGGCAAAAACCGCCGATTGGATGACACGGCACGGATTCAGCACCCATGACATCGCCATCATCCATGGTCTGGCCATACTGGAAATCGTGGTGGCCACCATCATCGTGGGCTATGTCAGCCTGCGCTATCTCCGTGCCTATATGGATATTCAGCGTGAAAGCAATGGTTTGCATGCCGCTTGA
- a CDS encoding DUF3726 domain-containing protein: MKVSYNELQGHCRKAFIGMGFEEGDAADAADMIAWMQCYELKGLDALKRGLDFLLTEDPEQSPSILYEDADLAVLDGHAQSVLRSSSLALELGFAKARARGLSVIKIRHCHNRQLIMGYLARLATRGMNITAFWRNAHEPLLEQVVGFRANSAIPEIRAYAVKDVPEENEPNDGVTLVMANHVDLLPSLNSDYDVELIARHDESELLACRRRVLLDGIEVDEALWSRLKHLADRLLVETSDTSRSSAGANTSDND; this comes from the coding sequence GTGAAAGTCTCCTACAACGAACTGCAGGGGCATTGTCGCAAGGCCTTTATCGGCATGGGCTTTGAAGAGGGTGATGCCGCTGATGCCGCTGACATGATTGCATGGATGCAGTGCTATGAACTCAAGGGGCTCGATGCATTAAAGCGAGGGTTGGATTTTCTGCTGACAGAGGATCCGGAGCAGTCCCCGAGCATCCTGTATGAAGATGCCGATCTCGCCGTGCTCGACGGGCACGCCCAGAGCGTTCTGCGAAGCTCCAGTCTGGCGCTGGAGCTGGGTTTTGCCAAGGCGCGTGCGCGGGGCCTGTCGGTCATCAAGATCCGCCACTGCCATAATCGCCAGCTTATCATGGGCTATCTGGCACGGCTGGCAACGCGCGGCATGAACATCACTGCTTTCTGGCGTAATGCGCATGAACCTTTATTGGAGCAGGTTGTAGGTTTTCGTGCCAACAGTGCCATTCCTGAAATTCGCGCCTACGCCGTCAAGGATGTGCCCGAGGAGAATGAACCCAACGATGGGGTAACTCTGGTCATGGCCAACCACGTGGACCTGCTGCCGTCGCTGAACTCTGATTATGATGTCGAGCTGATTGCACGCCACGACGAGTCCGAACTGCTTGCATGCCGACGCCGCGTGCTGCTCGATGGTATCGAGGTCGACGAAGCGCTGTGGTCGCGGCTCAAGCATCTGGCTGATCGTCTGCTGGTTGAGACCAGCGATACTTCCAGAAGCAGTGCCGGTGCCAACACCAGCGACAACGATTGA
- a CDS encoding BCCT family transporter encodes MSNNKINKPKPEDTSTSEFIEVPRIIGQDLPPIGRLIIQFVPPLAILTLIVLVIANPESVASVISEMRTFVTGRFTWMFILYSLFAVGVCVWLVFSKVGGRVRLGGPDAKPEHSNFAWYSMLFACGQGIGLIFWSVAEPIMLRDDSPVVNTAGGSISDGGIVWAYFHWGFTAWAMYCVVAVCLAYSHHNLGKTLTFREATVDILPQWMQGGAGVVVELLAIMATILGLSTSFGFAAMQFSSGLTSFTGLPSTPLTWLIVIVGLGSITAVSAFFGISKGMRIISEINTILSVVLVVAVFIFGPTLFLISNVTQTFGTFFTNFVGMSFWTEASSTPQPLTSWQDSWNGWWTVFIWCWVIAFSPFVAGFIARISRGRTIREFVIGVTVIPSLIVMIWIGILGSTAILYDDQSARSISAAVSDNVASGLFVMLESIPFIGTLLLIVATVLVATYYVTSLDAGTYALADFVSAPKRAGAMFRVVLVASIAAVATVLLTVGGTAVVDTVQTGTIIGAFPFSIVIMLMIANMIRRLVKRDRSIRQLEKIINDPDPNVVMSLDGNDSCKQSPNPRRRMG; translated from the coding sequence ATGTCTAACAACAAGATAAATAAGCCAAAGCCCGAGGATACGAGTACTTCGGAGTTTATCGAGGTTCCGCGAATTATCGGACAGGATCTGCCGCCCATCGGGCGTTTAATCATACAGTTCGTACCGCCACTGGCCATTCTGACACTAATCGTACTAGTCATTGCTAATCCCGAGAGCGTAGCTTCGGTGATTTCCGAGATGCGTACCTTTGTCACCGGTCGATTTACATGGATGTTTATCCTGTACTCACTGTTTGCGGTGGGAGTATGTGTCTGGCTTGTCTTCAGCAAGGTTGGCGGGCGAGTGCGCTTGGGGGGCCCTGACGCAAAACCGGAGCATAGCAACTTTGCCTGGTATTCGATGTTGTTTGCCTGCGGGCAGGGCATCGGGTTGATCTTCTGGTCGGTCGCCGAGCCGATCATGCTGCGAGACGACAGTCCGGTAGTAAATACCGCAGGCGGGAGCATCTCCGACGGTGGCATTGTCTGGGCTTATTTCCACTGGGGATTCACAGCTTGGGCTATGTATTGCGTAGTAGCCGTATGCCTGGCCTATTCTCACCACAACCTAGGCAAAACACTGACGTTTCGTGAAGCCACGGTCGATATTCTGCCTCAATGGATGCAGGGGGGAGCCGGTGTCGTTGTTGAGCTGCTGGCCATCATGGCTACGATTCTGGGCCTTTCCACCTCGTTCGGCTTTGCGGCTATGCAATTCAGCTCCGGTCTCACGTCTTTCACCGGTCTGCCATCCACGCCGCTGACCTGGCTAATCGTTATCGTCGGACTGGGCAGTATTACGGCGGTCTCAGCGTTTTTCGGCATTAGCAAGGGCATGAGAATTATCAGCGAGATCAATACGATTCTCAGCGTCGTGCTGGTGGTAGCCGTTTTTATCTTCGGGCCTACGCTGTTTCTAATTTCCAACGTCACTCAGACCTTCGGAACCTTCTTTACGAACTTCGTGGGCATGAGTTTCTGGACGGAGGCCTCCAGCACGCCCCAGCCGCTAACCTCTTGGCAGGATAGCTGGAACGGCTGGTGGACAGTGTTCATCTGGTGCTGGGTGATCGCTTTTTCACCTTTCGTGGCTGGCTTCATTGCACGTATCTCGCGCGGTCGAACTATCCGTGAGTTTGTGATCGGCGTGACTGTGATTCCTTCCCTGATAGTGATGATATGGATCGGTATTCTCGGCTCGACAGCTATTCTGTATGACGATCAGTCAGCGCGGAGTATTTCGGCGGCCGTCAGTGACAACGTGGCTAGCGGACTATTCGTGATGCTGGAGTCGATACCATTTATCGGCACGCTACTGCTGATTGTGGCGACAGTACTGGTGGCTACCTACTACGTTACCTCGCTGGATGCGGGCACCTATGCACTGGCGGATTTTGTCTCTGCGCCGAAACGAGCCGGGGCGATGTTTCGGGTCGTTCTGGTAGCCAGTATTGCCGCAGTAGCCACGGTATTGCTGACCGTGGGGGGGACCGCCGTCGTTGATACGGTACAGACTGGTACGATTATCGGCGCCTTCCCTTTCTCCATTGTCATTATGCTCATGATTGCCAACATGATTCGACGCCTCGTGAAGCGGGATCGATCAATCCGACAATTGGAGAAGATCATCAACGATCCTGATCCCAACGTGGTGATGAGCTTGGATGGCAACGATAGTTGCAAACAAAGTCCGAATCCTCGCCGCCGAATGGGCTGA
- the rnk gene encoding nucleoside diphosphate kinase regulator → MLIFSVLFGDNPVARPPIIINRLDAERLQRLIDDADKQDIPVAEALEIELERCEQVEPENIPDDVVSMNSSVMFTDINRDKQMTRTLVYPHALSSNENGLSVMAPIGAALLGLKVGSTIDWTLPNGEQVCLRVDALLFQPEAAGQYHR, encoded by the coding sequence ATGCTGATATTTTCTGTTCTGTTTGGAGATAACCCCGTGGCGCGCCCTCCCATTATCATTAACCGACTGGATGCTGAGCGCTTGCAGCGCCTGATCGACGATGCCGATAAACAGGATATACCTGTTGCCGAGGCGCTGGAGATAGAGCTTGAGCGCTGTGAGCAGGTCGAGCCTGAAAATATTCCGGATGACGTTGTCAGCATGAACAGTAGTGTCATGTTTACCGACATAAATCGTGATAAGCAGATGACGCGCACCCTGGTTTATCCTCATGCGCTTTCAAGTAATGAAAATGGGTTATCCGTCATGGCGCCCATCGGGGCGGCACTGCTGGGGTTGAAGGTAGGGAGTACCATCGACTGGACTCTCCCTAATGGAGAACAGGTTTGTTTGCGCGTCGATGCCCTGCTTTTTCAGCCTGAAGCTGCCGGGCAATATCATCGATAA
- a CDS encoding M24 family metallopeptidase has protein sequence MSLELSSLIEIPNGNKVQPTFSDSEMENRLKVLRDYMASNSIDAVVFTSYHNINYFSDFVYCRFGRDYGLVVTQDNFTTITANIDGGQPYRRNRLGDNIVYTDWQKDNFFKAVRNLCEGKKRIGVEYDHLTLLNQKKLKDSLDNVEFTDIGVPTMKMRMIKSDEEIDLIRNGARVADVGGEAVRDAIKAGVPEYEVSLAGQRAMVREIARLYPHGELMDTWVWFQSGINTDGAHNPVTSRKVQPGDILSLNTFPMIAGYYTALERTMFCEHASDEHLRLWKINCEVHERGQELIKPGVRCCDIAHELNEIFAKHDLLKYRTFGYGHSFGTLSHYYGREAGLELREDIETVLEPNMVVSMEPMIMIPEGQPGAGGYREHDILVLNESGADNITGFPYGPEHNIIK, from the coding sequence ATGTCATTGGAACTATCATCCCTGATTGAAATACCTAATGGTAATAAAGTTCAGCCTACTTTCTCCGACTCTGAAATGGAAAATAGGCTAAAAGTTCTTAGAGATTACATGGCATCTAACTCGATCGATGCAGTCGTTTTTACCTCTTACCATAATATCAATTATTTTAGCGATTTTGTTTATTGCCGCTTTGGTCGTGACTATGGCTTGGTCGTGACCCAAGATAATTTCACTACGATCACCGCTAACATCGACGGCGGCCAGCCCTATCGTCGCAACCGACTGGGCGACAATATTGTTTATACTGACTGGCAGAAAGACAATTTTTTCAAGGCTGTCAGGAATCTTTGCGAAGGCAAAAAGCGAATCGGGGTCGAGTACGATCATCTTACGCTTCTAAATCAGAAAAAGTTAAAGGATTCTCTGGATAACGTCGAGTTTACCGACATCGGCGTGCCTACCATGAAGATGCGGATGATCAAGTCAGACGAAGAAATTGATCTGATCCGCAACGGTGCGCGCGTGGCTGACGTGGGCGGAGAAGCCGTGCGCGATGCCATCAAGGCAGGCGTGCCCGAATATGAAGTGTCGTTGGCTGGTCAACGCGCCATGGTGCGTGAAATCGCTAGGCTCTATCCACACGGCGAGCTGATGGATACTTGGGTGTGGTTCCAGTCCGGTATTAATACCGACGGTGCCCACAATCCAGTAACCAGTCGCAAGGTGCAGCCTGGCGATATTCTAAGTTTGAACACCTTTCCCATGATTGCCGGCTACTACACGGCGCTTGAGCGCACGATGTTCTGTGAGCACGCCTCGGATGAACATCTTCGTCTGTGGAAGATCAACTGCGAGGTGCATGAGCGAGGTCAGGAGCTTATCAAGCCAGGCGTGCGCTGCTGCGATATCGCCCATGAGCTCAACGAGATTTTCGCTAAACATGACCTGCTGAAGTATCGCACCTTCGGCTATGGCCATTCCTTCGGCACGCTGAGCCACTACTATGGCCGTGAAGCTGGACTAGAGCTCCGCGAAGATATCGAAACAGTGCTGGAGCCCAACATGGTGGTATCCATGGAGCCAATGATCATGATTCCGGAAGGCCAGCCGGGAGCTGGTGGCTATCGTGAGCATGACATCTTGGTGCTCAATGAAAGCGGGGCCGACAACATCACCGGCTTCCCCTATGGCCCTGAGCACAACATCATCAAGTAA
- a CDS encoding LysR family transcriptional regulator: MAVTLRQLQVFTTVARERTLTAAAASLFLTKPAVSVALSELEKQCDRTLFDRHRNRLYLNDQGRRLLPMADELLARSDAIDQLFDNEALGGQLHVGASYTIGHQLLPALLSDFRIDTGHRDQRVNIANSAAICRALELFELDIGLIEGRVVDECFDVVPWCQDHMLIVCSPEHPLARRDNIEITDLVGYDWLLREPGSGTREQFMRFIAPRLPQWQLGMEINSAEAIINAAAVGLGLTCVSTLEARHALYDGRLIRVALDLDMTREFSLVLHRDKYRSPLIKRFTEFCLARSDTMTL, encoded by the coding sequence ATGGCCGTGACCCTGCGCCAGCTACAGGTTTTTACCACCGTGGCCCGTGAGCGAACCCTGACAGCCGCTGCAGCATCCCTTTTTCTGACCAAACCGGCCGTCAGCGTGGCGCTTTCGGAGCTGGAAAAGCAGTGCGATCGGACATTGTTCGATCGTCATCGCAATCGTCTTTATCTCAACGATCAAGGGCGTCGTCTGTTGCCCATGGCCGACGAGCTACTGGCTCGCAGCGATGCGATCGATCAGCTTTTTGATAATGAAGCTCTGGGTGGGCAGCTGCATGTCGGCGCCAGCTACACGATCGGCCATCAGCTGCTACCGGCACTATTAAGCGATTTTCGTATCGACACTGGACATCGCGATCAGCGTGTGAACATTGCCAACAGCGCTGCTATCTGTCGCGCATTGGAATTGTTCGAGCTGGATATCGGCCTGATCGAGGGGCGTGTCGTCGATGAGTGCTTTGACGTGGTGCCGTGGTGTCAGGATCACATGCTGATTGTGTGCTCTCCTGAGCATCCGTTGGCTCGTCGGGACAATATCGAAATTACCGATCTGGTCGGCTACGACTGGCTGTTGCGCGAGCCTGGGTCAGGAACACGCGAGCAGTTCATGCGCTTTATTGCCCCCAGACTGCCGCAGTGGCAGCTGGGTATGGAGATCAACTCGGCGGAGGCCATCATTAATGCTGCGGCGGTAGGTCTGGGCCTCACCTGCGTGTCGACACTTGAAGCTCGTCATGCGCTGTATGACGGCAGGCTGATCAGGGTGGCACTGGACTTGGACATGACGCGCGAGTTCAGTCTGGTGCTGCATCGCGACAAGTACCGCAGCCCGTTGATCAAACGGTTTACTGAATTTTGCTTGGCGCGCAGTGACACAATGACGTTATAG